The sequence GCACGCGGCTCGTTTGACGCTGCGGTCGCTGCGGTCAAGCGCGCCAGCGGCCAGACCCTGGGCAAACGCCAGGTCGAAGGGCTCGCCGCCCGCGCCGCGGCCGACTTCGACGACTTCTACGCCCACCGGCTGAGACCGGGCGCCGACCCCGATGACGTGCTGGTCATCTCGTGTGACGCCAAGGGCATCGTCATGCGCCCCGACGCGCTGCGGGCCGCCACCGCCAAAGCAGCCGCCCAGACCGACACCAAGCTGGCCACGCGCCTGTCCAAAGGCGAAAAGCGCAACCGCAAACGCATGGCCACCGTGGCCAGCGTCTACGAGCTGACACCGGCGCCGCGCACCCCAGCCGACGTGCTACCCGACACCGGCGACACCCGCCAGCGCGCCCCCGCGCCCACCGCCAAGAACAAGTGGCTGATGGCCTCGGTGGCAGACGACGCCGCGTCAGTGGTAGGTCGGATGTTCGACGAGGCCCAACGCCGCGACCCCGGCCACACCCACAAATGGATCGCACTGGTCGACGGCAACAACCACCAGATCGACCGCATCAAGATCGAAGCTGGCAAACGCGGCGTCACCGTCTCGATCGTGGTCGACTTCGTTCACGTCCTGGAGTACTTGTGGGGCGCGGCCTGGTCGTTCTTCACCGAGGGCGACCCCGACGCCGAACCCTGGGTGCGCGACAAAGCCCACGCAGTCCTCTGGTTTGCGCCTGCCGATTCCTCATCAAGGACCGCATGGACATCACCGGCGCCCGCTGGAGCGTCCAGGGCGCCGAAGCCGTCCTCAAACTGCGCGCCCTGTTCAGCAACGGTGACTTCGACGCCTACTGAGACATGCACCTGGCCCGAGAACACCAACGTGTCCACCAGTCACGCTACGCCCACAGCACCATCCCACAGGCCGCATAACGTCCCTCCAGGAGAGCCGCACCCTGGGATGAAATTTGGGTCGGCCAACACGGCCGGGTCTCGCTGACCCTCGATGAGCGCTTCAAGCATCGCCCGGCCCGAGACACCAGTGATGTCCGAGGCAACCGAGGACAGCCAACACCCGGCGTCCTCGAGCAGGTGTAGAACGCTTCCAGTAGTCGCCGGTCGCCTCCATCACCGCGTGAGAAACCGACTCACACCGTGAGCGCGCCAGAGCCAGGCCTGCGGCCTGACACCCGTTCTGCTGGAACGTCCCTGCCCGATCGGTCAGACTTCGACCGTGGGCACGGCGCCGAGGTTGGCGGGGCGCGAGCGGACGCTCGCCCAGCTCGATGACGTGCTGCAACGGGCGCGGGACGGACTCGGGGAGCTCGTCGTCGTCGCCGGGGAGGCCGGCATCGGCAAGTCGTGGCTGGCTGGACGCGCCGCCGACTGCGCCCGCGGCCACGGCTTCGACGTCGTGTGGACCTCGTGCCACGCCGGCACGGCACCCGCCTTCTGGCCCTGGCGCCAGCTCATGCGCGGCCTTCCGGCCGGGGCCCGGGACGCCACCGCGATCGCGCGCCTGACACCGACGGTGGAGGCGGGCCGGGGACCGACGGTCGATGACCCCGAAGCAGCCAGGCTGGAGCTGTTCGACGCCGTTGCGGACGCCGTCCGAGCGGCCTGCGTCCTCCGGCCCCTGCTCATGGTGATCGAGGACATCCACTGGGCGGATCTGGCGTCGCTGCGGCTGCTGGCCTTCCTGGCCCCGGCCCTCCGCGGGCTACCGGCGGCGCTGCTGGTGACCGTGCGCTCCGAGGAGGCGGGGACGGACGCGGCCTTGGGCGAGGCGGTGGCTGACCTTGCGCGCCACGGGACCCGCTGCGACCTCGACGGGCTGACCGTCCCAGAGATCGCCCAGCTTGCGCGGGAGACGGTCGGGCCCGAGCTCCCCGAACGGGTGGCGGCGGCACTGCAGCGTCACACCGCCGGCAACCCACTGTTTGTCCGGGAGTTCTTGAGGCTCCTCCACGCACGGGGGGAGCTCGCCGGGTTCGACGGGCAGGAGGTGGGCGAGCTGCCACCCGGCGTCCGTGACGTGCTGCGCCAGCGCCTGCAGCATCTGCCCGCCGACACGCTGGACCTCCTGGAAGTCGCCGCCACGGTCGGCGAGACGTTCGGCCTGGACGTCGTCCAGCAGACGACCGGCCTGCAGGCGCGCGAGCTGATCGATCGACTGGACCCTGCAAGGCGCGCGAACCTGATCGGGGAGGTCGCCGTCGGCCGGTACGCGTTCGGGCACGCGCTCGTCCGCGCGGCGCTGCTGGACCGGGCGGGGATGGCCGGCCGTCTGCGCCTCCACGAGCGTGTCGGTGAGGCGCTCGAAGCCATGCTGGAGGGGGGCGCAACGGTGGAGCTGTCCGCCTTGGCGCACCACTGGCTCGCCGCCGCGGTCGCGGGACACGCCCAGCGCGCCGTGCGCTATGCCGTCCTGGCCGCCGACCAGGCCCTCGAGCTGCTCGCCTACGAGCAGGCCGCGCGGCTGTACGAGCGCGCCCTGCAGGCCCTGGCGCTCGATCCGACTGCGGGTGACCGCACCGAGCTGCTGCTCGCCTTCGGGGAGGCGCTGGCCGCGGCCGGGGATCCGACGCGTGCGAGAGCGGTGCTCCTGGATGCGGCAGGGCGCGCGCGCGACCAGGATCGGCCCGAGCAGCTCGCGCGCGCCGCCCTTGGCCTGGCCGGGGGTGCCGGGGGCTTCGAGGTTCACCTGTTCGACGACGAGCAGATCGAGCTGCTGCGCGACGCGCTCGACCGGCTCGACCCGACGGCCGCGTCCCTGCGTGCCCGGCTGCTCGCGCGGCTGTCCGTCGCCCTGTCCTATACCGAGCCGATCCCCGTCCGGGTCGGGCTCGCCGAGGCCGCCGTCCGGCTGGCACGCGGCGCCGGGGACGAGCACGGGCTCGCGTACGCCCTCGCCGCGCACTGCGACGCGATCGCGGGCCCGCACGACAGCGAGACACGGCAGTCGGAGGCCGACGAGATCATCGCCCTGGCCACCTCGCTCGGCGACCGGCGCCTGGAGCTCCTCGGGCGACGTCTCCGGCTCGTCGCGCTCCTCGAGACGGGCGACGTGGCCGGCTCAGACGAGGAGATCGAGGCCTACGCGCGGACGGCGGGGACGTTGCGCCAGCCGCTCTACCAGTGGTACGTGCCGCTGTGGCGCGGCATGCGCTGCGCCGTGCGCGGAGACCTCGCCGACGCCGATCGCCACCTCGCCGAGGCACGGGCCGTCGGCCGGTCCGCCGGCAGCTTCAACGCGCACGTGCTCGGGCTCGTCCTGTCCTGGTTCCTCCACACGGAACGAGGACAGGCCGAGCAGGCCGCCGAGGATCTGGCCGAGACCGCTCGTCTGATCCCCCCCGACATCGGCGCCGCCTGGTGGAACGTCCACGCGATGCGCTGCGCGCAGCTCGGGCAGATGGCGGAGGCGCGCCGGCACATCGACCGGGCAGCCGACGTACTCGCTGACACCCCGCTCGACTCCGAGTGGATGTCCACCAGCGTCGTCTTCTGCGACGTGCTGCTCATGCTCGGCGGCCACCCGGCCGCCCCGACCGCGTACGAGCAGCTGCTCCCGTACCGACGGCGACACGCCGTGGACGGCATCGGCGCCATGCTGTACGGGTCGGTGGAGCGCCAGCTCGGCGTCCTCGCGGCCCTGCAGGGCCACCAGGACGCAGCCCGGAGGCACTTCACGGCGGCGCTGGCCGCCAACGAACCCGTGGGCGCGCTGCTGGTGGCGCGCACCCACCTGGACGCCGCGCGGGTACTGCGTGACCCAGACCACCTCCAAGCCGCCCACGCCGCCTACGGATCCCTCGG comes from Egibacteraceae bacterium and encodes:
- a CDS encoding AAA family ATPase codes for the protein MGTAPRLAGRERTLAQLDDVLQRARDGLGELVVVAGEAGIGKSWLAGRAADCARGHGFDVVWTSCHAGTAPAFWPWRQLMRGLPAGARDATAIARLTPTVEAGRGPTVDDPEAARLELFDAVADAVRAACVLRPLLMVIEDIHWADLASLRLLAFLAPALRGLPAALLVTVRSEEAGTDAALGEAVADLARHGTRCDLDGLTVPEIAQLARETVGPELPERVAAALQRHTAGNPLFVREFLRLLHARGELAGFDGQEVGELPPGVRDVLRQRLQHLPADTLDLLEVAATVGETFGLDVVQQTTGLQARELIDRLDPARRANLIGEVAVGRYAFGHALVRAALLDRAGMAGRLRLHERVGEALEAMLEGGATVELSALAHHWLAAAVAGHAQRAVRYAVLAADQALELLAYEQAARLYERALQALALDPTAGDRTELLLAFGEALAAAGDPTRARAVLLDAAGRARDQDRPEQLARAALGLAGGAGGFEVHLFDDEQIELLRDALDRLDPTAASLRARLLARLSVALSYTEPIPVRVGLAEAAVRLARGAGDEHGLAYALAAHCDAIAGPHDSETRQSEADEIIALATSLGDRRLELLGRRLRLVALLETGDVAGSDEEIEAYARTAGTLRQPLYQWYVPLWRGMRCAVRGDLADADRHLAEARAVGRSAGSFNAHVLGLVLSWFLHTERGQAEQAAEDLAETARLIPPDIGAAWWNVHAMRCAQLGQMAEARRHIDRAADVLADTPLDSEWMSTSVVFCDVLLMLGGHPAAPTAYEQLLPYRRRHAVDGIGAMLYGSVERQLGVLAALQGHQDAARRHFTAALAANEPVGALLVARTHLDAARVLRDPDHLQAAHAAYGSLGLLHRVGRLAEEVAPPGPTDAVDTGPPGGNTLRRDGGLWRLTFDGKTVHVPDRKGLHDLARLLAEPGREFHVLDLAVPGSGSGPVPEAGMGAPGDLGPALDATARAAYRRRLSELEDELAEAEAAGDGVRAERARAEHDLLVDQLAGAYGLAGRPRRTGDPAERARSTVTRRIRDAITAVERVHPKLGRHLRSAVRTGTFCRYEPERPTVWQL